Proteins from a genomic interval of Polaribacter sp. Q13:
- the lpdA gene encoding dihydrolipoyl dehydrogenase, with product MKYDIIIIGSGPGGYVAGIRASQLGFKVAIVEKSEIGGICLNWGCIPTKALLKSAQVYDYLKHVDQYGLKAEAIDKDFEAIVKRSRGVADGMSKGVQFLMKKNKIDIINGFGKIKTGKKVDVTAEDGTVTEYSADNIIIATGARSRELPNLPQDGKKVIGYRQAMSLPEQPKSMIVVGSGAIGVEFAHFYNSMGTEVTIVEFMPNVVPVEDLDVSKQFERSLKKSGIKVMTNSSVESVDTSGEGVVATVKTKKGEETLTADILLSAVGIKSNLENIGLEDVGIITDRDKILVNDFYQTNIPGYYAIGDVVPGQALAHVASAEGITCVEKLAGLHTEPIDYGNVPGCTYASPEIASVGLTEAKALEAGYELKIGKFPFSASGKASAAGNKDGFVKVIFDAKYGEWLGCHMIGAGVTDMIAEAVLGRKLETTGHEVLKTIHPHPTMSEAVMEAVADAYDEVIHL from the coding sequence ATGAAATACGACATCATTATTATTGGAAGTGGTCCTGGAGGTTATGTAGCAGGAATTAGAGCTTCTCAATTAGGCTTTAAAGTTGCCATTGTAGAAAAAAGTGAAATAGGTGGAATTTGTTTAAACTGGGGATGTATACCTACAAAAGCATTGTTAAAATCTGCTCAAGTTTATGATTATTTAAAGCATGTAGACCAATATGGTTTAAAGGCTGAAGCTATTGACAAAGATTTTGAAGCTATTGTAAAAAGGAGTCGTGGTGTTGCTGATGGAATGAGCAAAGGTGTTCAATTCTTAATGAAGAAAAACAAAATTGATATTATTAACGGTTTTGGTAAAATAAAAACTGGTAAAAAGGTTGATGTTACTGCTGAAGATGGAACCGTAACTGAATATAGTGCAGACAATATTATTATTGCAACTGGTGCACGTTCTAGAGAATTACCAAACTTACCACAAGATGGTAAAAAAGTAATTGGCTATAGACAAGCAATGAGTTTACCTGAACAACCAAAATCTATGATTGTTGTTGGTTCTGGTGCTATTGGTGTTGAGTTTGCGCATTTTTATAATTCAATGGGAACTGAGGTTACTATTGTAGAATTTATGCCAAATGTTGTGCCTGTAGAAGATTTAGATGTTTCTAAACAATTTGAGCGTTCTCTTAAAAAATCTGGAATTAAAGTAATGACAAATTCTTCTGTAGAGTCTGTTGATACTTCTGGTGAAGGAGTTGTTGCTACCGTAAAAACTAAAAAAGGAGAAGAAACGTTAACTGCTGATATCTTATTATCTGCAGTTGGAATTAAATCTAACTTAGAAAATATTGGTTTAGAAGATGTTGGTATTATTACTGATAGAGATAAAATATTAGTAAATGATTTTTACCAAACAAACATACCTGGTTATTATGCTATTGGTGATGTTGTTCCTGGACAAGCATTGGCACACGTTGCTTCTGCAGAAGGAATTACTTGTGTAGAGAAATTAGCTGGTTTACATACAGAACCAATCGATTACGGTAACGTTCCTGGTTGTACCTACGCGTCTCCAGAAATTGCATCTGTTGGTTTAACGGAAGCGAAAGCTTTAGAGGCTGGATATGAATTAAAAATTGGTAAATTCCCGTTTTCTGCATCAGGTAAAGCAAGTGCAGCTGGTAACAAAGATGGTTTTGTAAAAGTTATTTTTGATGCTAAATATGGCGAATGGTTAGGATGCCACATGATTGGTGCTGGTGTTACTGATATGATTGCTGAGGCTGTTTTAGGACGTAAATTAGAAACTACAGGTCATGAAGTACTGAAAACAATTCACCCTCACCCAACCATGAGTGAAGCGGTTATGGAAGCTGTTGCAGATGCTTATGATGAAGTGATACATTTATAA
- a CDS encoding YkgJ family cysteine cluster protein, with product MEKRLEQLPKLAEEAKKESLKYFANVKKRVPKNFDYVVQELHDKEFEKTDCLACGNCCKTTSPIFTDKDVERISKHLKMKVAAFTNQYLERDEDDFMVLKTAPCSFFDESDNTCFIYDVRPKACAEYPHTNRKKFINISELTVANTAICPAAYSIVEALKKAVPMVSKVKKRRS from the coding sequence ATGGAAAAACGTCTAGAACAACTACCAAAATTAGCAGAAGAAGCTAAAAAAGAAAGTCTAAAATATTTTGCGAATGTAAAAAAAAGAGTCCCTAAAAACTTTGATTATGTGGTGCAAGAATTGCACGATAAGGAGTTTGAAAAGACAGATTGTTTAGCTTGTGGAAATTGTTGTAAAACAACAAGCCCTATTTTTACGGATAAAGATGTAGAACGTATTTCTAAGCATTTAAAAATGAAAGTTGCTGCTTTTACAAATCAGTATTTAGAAAGAGACGAAGACGATTTTATGGTGTTAAAAACGGCGCCATGTTCTTTCTTCGATGAATCTGATAATACCTGTTTTATTTATGATGTTCGTCCTAAAGCATGTGCCGAATATCCTCATACAAATAGAAAAAAGTTTATCAATATTTCTGAATTGACAGTTGCAAATACTGCTATTTGTCCGGCTGCGTATTCTATTGTAGAAGCATTAAAAAAAGCAGTACCAATGGTTTCTAAAGTAAAAAAGAGAAGGAGTTAA
- the argS gene encoding arginine--tRNA ligase, with the protein MSIQNSIETKVKEGFLALYNTEIPTVEFQATRKEFEGDITVVVFPLLRYKKGNPVQIGEDLGKYIVENVTEITNYNVVKGFLNLVIDDSFYTNFFNAIYSDATYGFVSPKADEKAVMVEYSSPNTNKPLHLGHVRNNLLGYSVAEIIKAAGKKVYKTQIINDRGIHICKSMLAWEKFAPNGSDGQKETPENTGLKGDKLVGNYYVKFDQEYKKEIAQLIAEGKTEDEAKKEAPLFVEAQQMLLKWEAGDAEVVALWKEMNSWVYKGFEVTYKSMGVDFDTLYYESNTYLLGKDVVAQGLEKGVFYKKEDGSVWCDLTEDGLDEKIVLRSDGTAVYMTQDIGTAIQRVKDYADVGGMVYTVGNEQDYHFQVLFLILKKLGFDWAKQLHHLSYGMVDLPSGKMKSREGTVVDADDLMDEMTATAKEISEELGKLDGYSDKEKNELYETIGLGALKYFILKVDPKKRILFDPKSSVDFQGNTGPFIQYTYARIQSIIRKADFDYSQPLTIELHEKEKELLKQLELYPETVQQAAANYSPAIIANYTYDLVKEFNSFYQNVHILGEQDLNKKVFRVQLSKKVAETIKSAFLLLGIQVPERM; encoded by the coding sequence ATGAGCATTCAAAATAGTATAGAAACCAAAGTAAAAGAAGGTTTTTTAGCATTATACAATACCGAAATTCCAACTGTAGAATTTCAGGCAACCAGAAAAGAATTTGAAGGAGATATTACAGTAGTAGTATTCCCTTTATTACGCTACAAAAAAGGAAATCCTGTTCAAATTGGTGAGGATTTAGGAAAATACATTGTAGAAAATGTTACAGAAATCACTAATTACAACGTAGTAAAAGGTTTCTTAAACCTAGTAATTGACGATAGTTTTTACACAAACTTCTTTAACGCAATATACTCAGATGCTACTTATGGTTTTGTTTCGCCAAAGGCGGATGAAAAAGCAGTAATGGTAGAATACTCTTCGCCAAACACCAACAAACCTTTACACTTAGGCCATGTTCGTAATAATTTATTAGGGTATTCTGTTGCAGAAATTATTAAAGCTGCAGGTAAAAAGGTGTACAAAACGCAGATTATTAACGACAGAGGTATTCATATTTGTAAATCTATGTTGGCCTGGGAAAAATTCGCTCCCAATGGGAGTGATGGACAAAAAGAAACTCCAGAAAACACCGGTTTAAAAGGTGATAAATTGGTGGGTAATTACTACGTAAAATTCGACCAAGAATATAAAAAAGAAATTGCGCAATTAATTGCGGAAGGAAAAACGGAAGACGAAGCTAAAAAAGAAGCTCCGTTATTTGTAGAGGCACAACAAATGTTGTTGAAGTGGGAAGCTGGAGATGCAGAAGTTGTTGCTCTATGGAAAGAAATGAACTCTTGGGTGTACAAAGGTTTTGAGGTTACTTACAAAAGTATGGGTGTAGATTTTGACACTTTATATTATGAAAGTAACACCTATTTATTAGGAAAAGATGTAGTTGCACAAGGTTTAGAAAAAGGTGTATTCTATAAAAAAGAAGACGGTTCTGTTTGGTGTGATTTAACCGAAGATGGTTTAGATGAAAAAATTGTGTTACGCTCTGATGGTACAGCAGTTTACATGACCCAAGATATTGGTACTGCTATACAACGTGTAAAAGATTATGCAGATGTTGGTGGTATGGTGTATACGGTAGGAAATGAACAAGATTATCATTTTCAAGTATTATTCTTAATCTTAAAGAAATTAGGATTTGATTGGGCAAAACAATTGCATCATTTAAGCTACGGAATGGTAGATTTACCATCTGGTAAAATGAAATCTAGAGAAGGTACTGTAGTTGATGCAGATGATTTAATGGATGAAATGACGGCAACGGCCAAAGAAATTTCTGAAGAATTAGGGAAATTAGATGGGTATTCTGATAAAGAGAAAAACGAGTTATACGAAACGATTGGTTTAGGTGCTTTAAAATACTTTATTTTAAAAGTAGATCCTAAAAAGAGAATTTTGTTCGACCCAAAATCTTCTGTAGATTTTCAAGGAAATACAGGTCCTTTTATTCAATATACATACGCTAGAATTCAGTCTATTATTAGAAAAGCAGATTTTGATTACTCGCAACCTCTTACTATTGAATTACATGAAAAGGAGAAAGAATTGTTAAAACAATTAGAATTGTACCCTGAAACTGTACAACAAGCTGCTGCCAATTATTCACCAGCAATTATTGCAAATTACACATACGATTTGGTAAAGGAATTTAATTCTTTTTATCAGAATGTACATATATTAGGAGAACAAGATCTAAATAAAAAAGTTTTTAGAGTACAATTGTCTAAAAAAGTAGCGGAAACTATAAAATCTGCCTTTTTATTGTTAGGAATTCAGGTTCCGGAGAGAATGTAA
- a CDS encoding thioredoxin domain-containing protein, translating to MVPKIKIILFLSIILCFGCSKNTKHQNELGHETSPYLLQHANNPVNWKAWNDKTLQLAKDKNKLIIISIGYSACHWCHVMEEESFENDSIAKIMNENFINIKVDREERPDVDNVYMNAVQLMTGSGGWPLNCIALPDGRPIYGGTYFTKEQWEEILLNISKLYKETPEKAIEYAERVTEGIQKSELITIRKDTADFKDTDIKNAVSNWQQNLDTVYGGSNRDIKFPMPNSLEFLLRYSYQFEDKSIKNHLEITLTKMAFGGIYDQINGGFSRYSTDKKWHIPHFEKMLYDNAQLVSLYAKAYQNDKKELYKTVIEETLDFVKHELTDQNGAFFSSLDADSKNAENELEEGAYYYFTKQELQHLITKDYSLFEDYYNVNDFGLWEKDLFVLIRNSTNVAFADKHNISTDLLSSKVKNWKTILKKARAQKAKPNLDDKVLTSWNALMIKGYTDAYKALKNEDYLKIALKNANFILKNQLQKDGNLYRNYKNGKSTINAYSEDYATLIDAFINLYEVTLDEKWLTTSKKLMDFTLENYLNKENNMFYFTSNKDQKIISRKVKVDDNVIASPNSILANCLFKLSLYYSDTNYNKISNQMLHNMKDDVLKSPSSYSNWLNLMTNYTRPFYEVAIVGAKASVLKNEFQENYIPNVIIVGSTKENASVPLLKDKYVTDKTYIYVCNFGACKLPQTEITKAIELIQK from the coding sequence TTGGTTCCTAAAATTAAAATCATATTATTTTTAAGCATTATTCTTTGTTTTGGATGTTCTAAAAACACAAAACATCAAAATGAATTAGGCCATGAAACCAGCCCCTATTTATTACAACATGCAAATAATCCTGTAAATTGGAAAGCTTGGAATGATAAGACATTACAACTTGCAAAAGATAAAAATAAGTTAATTATTATTTCTATTGGTTATTCTGCGTGTCATTGGTGTCATGTAATGGAAGAAGAAAGTTTCGAAAACGATTCTATTGCCAAAATAATGAATGAAAACTTTATAAATATTAAGGTTGATAGAGAAGAAAGACCAGATGTAGATAATGTGTATATGAATGCAGTACAATTAATGACTGGCAGTGGCGGTTGGCCTCTAAACTGTATTGCGTTACCCGATGGTAGGCCTATTTATGGTGGAACCTATTTTACAAAAGAACAATGGGAAGAAATTTTGTTAAACATCTCTAAACTCTATAAAGAAACCCCAGAAAAAGCTATTGAATATGCAGAGCGTGTAACGGAAGGCATTCAGAAATCTGAATTAATTACCATTAGAAAAGATACAGCCGATTTTAAAGATACAGATATTAAAAACGCTGTTTCAAACTGGCAACAAAACTTAGACACTGTTTATGGTGGATCAAATAGAGATATTAAATTTCCGATGCCGAATTCATTGGAATTTTTATTAAGATACAGTTATCAATTTGAAGATAAAAGCATAAAAAATCATCTAGAAATAACGTTAACTAAAATGGCTTTTGGTGGAATTTATGATCAAATAAATGGCGGATTTTCTAGATATTCCACAGATAAAAAATGGCACATTCCTCATTTTGAAAAAATGCTTTATGACAACGCACAGCTTGTTAGTTTGTATGCAAAAGCCTATCAGAACGATAAAAAAGAATTGTACAAAACAGTAATTGAAGAAACTTTAGATTTTGTAAAACATGAATTAACAGACCAAAATGGAGCTTTCTTTTCTTCTTTAGATGCAGACAGTAAAAATGCTGAAAACGAATTAGAAGAAGGTGCTTATTATTATTTTACGAAACAGGAATTGCAACATTTAATTACTAAGGATTACTCATTATTTGAAGATTATTATAATGTGAATGATTTTGGCTTGTGGGAAAAAGACCTATTTGTTTTAATTAGAAATTCAACGAATGTAGCATTTGCAGACAAACACAATATAAGTACTGATTTGCTTTCATCAAAAGTAAAAAATTGGAAAACAATTCTTAAAAAAGCCAGAGCACAAAAAGCAAAACCAAATTTAGATGATAAGGTTTTAACTTCTTGGAATGCCTTAATGATAAAAGGATATACAGATGCATATAAAGCGTTAAAAAACGAAGATTATTTAAAAATAGCTCTTAAAAATGCTAACTTTATATTAAAGAATCAATTACAAAAAGACGGAAACCTTTACAGGAATTACAAAAACGGAAAAAGTACTATTAATGCCTATTCCGAAGATTATGCTACTTTAATAGATGCTTTTATCAATTTGTATGAAGTTACCCTTGATGAAAAATGGTTAACTACCTCCAAAAAACTAATGGACTTTACTTTAGAAAACTATTTGAATAAAGAAAACAATATGTTTTACTTTACGTCAAATAAAGATCAAAAAATAATATCAAGAAAAGTAAAAGTTGATGATAACGTTATAGCTTCTCCCAATTCTATTTTAGCAAATTGTCTGTTTAAATTAAGCCTTTATTATTCTGATACTAATTATAACAAAATTTCAAATCAGATGCTTCACAATATGAAAGATGATGTTTTAAAAAGTCCTTCTAGTTATAGTAATTGGTTAAACCTGATGACCAATTATACCAGACCTTTTTATGAAGTGGCAATTGTTGGTGCTAAAGCATCCGTTCTTAAAAATGAATTTCAAGAGAACTACATTCCGAATGTTATTATTGTTGGTTCTACAAAAGAAAATGCGAGCGTTCCTTTATTAAAGGATAAATATGTAACGGATAAAACCTACATTTACGTTTGTAATTTTGGGGCTTGTAAATTGCCTCAAACAGAAATTACAAAAGCTATTGAATTGATACAAAAATAA
- a CDS encoding LysM peptidoglycan-binding domain-containing protein, translating into MKAKYKGVLDLGEQLAIANGDVKEENGILHVTGTAKNQYEKNLLWDKIKEIGGESPTDIMANIEVADTSVFANHIVVKGETLGKISKKYYGISGKYNAIFEANTNILKNPDAIQIGQELVIPNL; encoded by the coding sequence ATGAAAGCAAAATATAAAGGTGTATTAGATTTAGGAGAACAGTTAGCTATTGCAAATGGTGATGTAAAAGAAGAAAATGGTATTTTACACGTAACAGGAACAGCAAAGAATCAATATGAAAAAAACCTTCTTTGGGATAAAATAAAGGAAATTGGTGGCGAAAGCCCAACAGACATTATGGCAAATATTGAAGTTGCAGATACTTCTGTTTTTGCGAACCACATCGTTGTAAAAGGAGAAACTTTAGGTAAAATATCTAAAAAGTATTATGGTATATCAGGAAAATACAATGCTATTTTTGAAGCCAATACAAACATCTTAAAAAACCCAGACGCTATTCAAATTGGTCAGGAATTAGTGATTCCTAATTTATAG
- a CDS encoding GH1 family beta-glucosidase — translation MNKFPKDFVWGTATSSYQIEGASDLDGKGPSIWDAFCKIPGKINNNETGNVACDHYHLFKEDIKLMQEMGVKAYRFSIAWSRIMPTGKGTVNEKGIQFYSELIDELLKADIVPWVTLYHWDLPLALQMENDGWLHKDITDYFKEYADVCFNRFGDRVKNWITLNEPWVVSILGYGQGVFAPGRVSNSEPYLAGHHLILSHAKAVKLYKEKYAHQNGEIGISNNCDWREPLTDSKEDKDAAERALEFFIAWFADPIYKGDYPEVMKERLKERLPCFTEDEKILIKGSSDFFGLNHYTTMYAANSDGIIKEVAVNGNGGISEDQDVDLSVDKDWKVTLMDWAVVPWGCKKLLKWIDKRYDKPNIYITENGCAYPDKLIDGKIDDQERLEFYQGYLIACQEAIAEGVNLKGYFAWSFMDNFEWALGYEQRFGLHYVDFKTLERTPKKSAYWFKKAIKNDSAEVTL, via the coding sequence ATGAATAAATTTCCAAAAGATTTTGTTTGGGGAACAGCTACATCATCTTATCAAATAGAAGGTGCAAGTGATTTAGATGGAAAAGGTCCTTCCATTTGGGATGCTTTTTGCAAAATTCCTGGTAAAATAAATAATAATGAAACAGGTAACGTTGCCTGCGATCATTATCATCTATTTAAAGAAGACATCAAATTGATGCAAGAAATGGGCGTTAAAGCCTACCGTTTTTCAATTGCTTGGTCTAGAATTATGCCAACAGGAAAAGGAACTGTGAATGAAAAAGGAATTCAGTTTTATTCAGAATTAATTGATGAGCTTTTAAAAGCAGATATTGTTCCTTGGGTAACACTGTATCATTGGGATTTACCTTTGGCCTTACAAATGGAAAATGATGGGTGGTTACACAAAGATATTACAGATTATTTTAAAGAATATGCCGATGTTTGTTTCAATCGATTTGGTGATCGCGTAAAAAACTGGATTACATTAAACGAACCTTGGGTCGTTTCTATTTTAGGCTATGGACAAGGAGTTTTTGCTCCTGGTAGAGTTTCTAATTCAGAACCTTATTTGGCTGGTCATCATTTAATTTTATCTCATGCAAAAGCCGTAAAATTATACAAGGAAAAGTATGCGCATCAAAATGGAGAAATCGGAATCTCTAATAATTGTGATTGGCGAGAACCATTAACAGATAGCAAAGAAGATAAGGATGCTGCCGAAAGAGCGTTAGAATTTTTTATTGCTTGGTTTGCCGATCCTATTTATAAAGGAGATTACCCTGAGGTAATGAAAGAACGATTAAAAGAACGTCTTCCCTGTTTTACTGAAGATGAAAAAATATTGATAAAAGGATCTTCAGACTTTTTTGGGTTGAATCATTATACAACTATGTATGCCGCAAATTCTGATGGAATTATAAAAGAAGTGGCAGTTAACGGAAATGGCGGTATTTCTGAAGACCAAGACGTAGATTTAAGCGTAGATAAAGACTGGAAAGTAACTTTAATGGATTGGGCAGTGGTGCCTTGGGGCTGTAAAAAGTTATTAAAATGGATAGATAAGCGTTACGATAAACCTAATATTTACATCACAGAAAATGGTTGTGCGTATCCAGATAAATTAATCGATGGTAAAATTGATGACCAAGAAAGATTAGAATTTTATCAAGGTTATTTAATAGCTTGTCAAGAAGCAATCGCTGAAGGTGTTAATTTAAAAGGATATTTTGCCTGGTCTTTTATGGATAATTTTGAATGGGCTTTGGGTTATGAACAACGATTTGGTTTGCATTATGTAGATTTTAAAACTTTAGAAAGAACCCCTAAAAAATCTGCCTATTGGTTTAAAAAAGCCATAAAAAATGATAGTGCAGAAGTAACCTTATAA
- a CDS encoding MFS transporter produces MLNIHKVPLKEKIGYALGDGAANIAWRGVAAFLFIFYTDVFGLHPATVGLLMLVSRFSDGISDILMGIIGDRTKSKYGKFRPWILWTAVPLGLSLSLLFSSPDLNPTGKIIYAYITYIAFTLIYTANNVPYGALMAVMTGNDKERTSIGSFRMVGAFAGGMLVQGVLLFLVAYFGNVNPIIKVDKLDTEKFKVEISAPKDVLNANIKTENGIALFTWDTIESKENTPTKGKSFTIEANKNYTFIVTGEKDINEKSFSIIDQKKGYSNSMYIMSIFLTLFMVITFYTTKERVLPPKDQKTNLKQDLKDLIKNKPWLILLAIGLLFNVYNSIKQGIVVVYFTHYLNNQLLAASFMVGLMLASIAGAMITAPLGRILGKRMLFIYALLFSGGVNAFLVFCGPNDISMIFALGIISEFGAAILPTLFFVMLGDAADYSEFKNGRRATGLVYSAGSFATKFGGGIAGAIIGLVLAAFHYSGQDAVAIEGALPGVVMLMSWVPSLITILAAIVMLFYPLTETKLDEITLELNTRRLKEK; encoded by the coding sequence ATGTTAAACATACATAAAGTTCCTTTAAAGGAAAAAATAGGATACGCGCTTGGAGATGGTGCTGCCAATATAGCTTGGAGAGGAGTTGCCGCTTTTCTGTTTATTTTCTATACAGATGTTTTTGGATTGCATCCTGCTACCGTAGGTCTTTTAATGCTAGTATCTCGTTTTAGTGATGGTATTAGCGATATTTTAATGGGAATTATTGGAGATAGAACCAAATCTAAATACGGAAAATTTAGACCTTGGATTTTATGGACAGCAGTCCCTTTAGGTTTAAGTCTTTCCTTGTTATTTTCTAGTCCAGATTTAAACCCTACAGGTAAAATTATCTATGCCTATATTACCTACATCGCTTTTACATTAATTTATACTGCAAATAATGTTCCGTACGGAGCCTTAATGGCGGTTATGACAGGCAATGACAAAGAAAGAACTAGTATTGGTTCTTTTAGAATGGTTGGTGCATTTGCTGGAGGAATGTTGGTACAAGGAGTCTTGCTTTTCTTGGTCGCTTATTTTGGGAATGTAAACCCTATTATTAAGGTTGATAAATTAGATACTGAAAAATTTAAAGTTGAAATATCTGCACCTAAAGACGTTTTAAATGCTAATATTAAAACAGAAAACGGAATTGCTTTATTTACTTGGGACACTATTGAATCTAAAGAAAATACTCCTACAAAAGGAAAAAGTTTTACTATAGAAGCCAATAAAAATTACACATTTATTGTTACCGGAGAAAAAGATATTAATGAAAAGTCTTTTTCTATTATTGATCAAAAAAAAGGATATAGCAATTCTATGTATATCATGTCTATTTTTTTAACCTTGTTTATGGTTATCACTTTTTACACCACTAAAGAAAGAGTGTTGCCTCCAAAAGATCAAAAAACAAATTTAAAACAAGATTTAAAAGACTTAATAAAAAACAAACCTTGGTTAATTTTATTAGCCATAGGCCTATTGTTTAATGTGTACAATTCTATAAAACAAGGAATTGTTGTCGTTTACTTTACACATTATTTAAACAATCAATTATTAGCAGCCAGTTTTATGGTCGGTTTAATGTTAGCCTCTATTGCAGGTGCTATGATAACGGCTCCTTTAGGTAGAATATTAGGAAAACGGATGTTATTTATTTATGCTTTATTATTTTCCGGAGGTGTAAATGCATTTCTAGTTTTTTGTGGTCCGAATGATATTTCTATGATTTTTGCCTTAGGTATTATCTCTGAATTTGGCGCAGCAATTCTACCTACTCTGTTCTTTGTAATGTTAGGGGATGCAGCAGATTATTCTGAATTTAAAAATGGAAGAAGAGCCACAGGATTGGTATATTCCGCAGGTTCTTTTGCTACAAAATTTGGAGGAGGAATTGCGGGTGCTATTATTGGTTTGGTTTTAGCAGCGTTTCATTATAGTGGTCAAGATGCCGTTGCCATAGAAGGTGCACTACCAGGAGTTGTTATGTTAATGAGTTGGGTTCCTTCTTTAATTACAATTTTAGCAGCTATTGTAATGCTCTTTTATCCGCTTACCGAAACAAAGTTAGATGAAATTACATTAGAATTAAACACAAGAAGATTAAAAGAAAAATAG
- the rlmF gene encoding 23S rRNA (adenine(1618)-N(6))-methyltransferase RlmF → MKEKGLHPKNKFNKGYNFDELNVINPALKEFVAKNQYGTVTIDFSNPDAVKELNKALLFSFDKISTWNFGDNNLCPPIPGRLDYIHHLADLLSEEKDIKILDIGTGATGIYPLLGIAEYNWNFVATDIDLDSLDTVQDIIDDNNFTDNIELRQQLNEEQILKGILKDTDSFSATMCNPPFYKSAEEAQGANGRKSRNLGNNAVRNFAGNNNELWYIGGEKAFLHNYLYESSLFPKSSKWFTSLVSKKENVKSLEKSSAKLGAVEFKIIPMHQGNKVTRIVAWRF, encoded by the coding sequence ATGAAAGAAAAAGGCTTACATCCAAAAAATAAATTCAACAAAGGCTATAATTTTGATGAATTAAATGTTATAAACCCAGCATTAAAAGAGTTTGTGGCTAAAAACCAATATGGCACAGTGACCATAGATTTTTCAAATCCGGATGCTGTAAAAGAATTGAATAAAGCCTTATTATTTTCTTTCGATAAAATTTCTACTTGGAATTTTGGTGATAACAATTTATGTCCACCAATTCCTGGTCGTTTAGATTATATTCATCATTTAGCAGATTTGCTTTCAGAAGAAAAAGATATTAAAATATTAGATATTGGTACAGGTGCTACAGGTATTTACCCTTTATTAGGTATTGCAGAATACAATTGGAATTTTGTGGCAACAGACATCGATTTAGATTCTTTAGATACTGTGCAAGATATTATAGACGATAATAATTTTACGGATAATATTGAACTACGTCAGCAATTGAACGAAGAGCAAATTTTAAAAGGAATCTTAAAAGATACCGATTCTTTTTCTGCAACCATGTGTAATCCTCCTTTCTACAAATCGGCAGAAGAAGCACAAGGAGCCAATGGTAGAAAATCTAGAAACTTAGGAAATAACGCAGTAAGAAACTTTGCAGGAAACAACAATGAACTTTGGTACATTGGTGGCGAGAAAGCATTTTTACATAATTATTTATACGAAAGCTCTTTGTTTCCTAAAAGTAGTAAATGGTTTACAAGTTTAGTTTCTAAGAAAGAAAACGTAAAGAGTTTAGAAAAATCTTCGGCAAAGTTAGGAGCGGTTGAGTTTAAAATTATTCCGATGCATCAAGGAAATAAAGTAACCAGAATTGTTGCTTGGAGATTTTAA